The Comamonas endophytica sequence TGACGGGGTATGCGCAGAGGTTGAAGATTTAGGTTTTGGGGTTGAAGCTTCGCAATTTGCTTACTTCATGCCGCTGCCACAGGCCCAACTACCTGCGACCCTGCGCTGCGCTCCGGGCAACCTGCCGTCCTCGGTCCCGGGCTGCACCGCGGAACTCGCTACGCGCCTACGGCGCTCCGCTCGGACAACCGCGCTGAGTCAGTTGACAAAGCCTCCGTGTCCTTCGGCACTGCGGCCCAGCCCGGGCCCTGTGCGCGGCAGGCGCAGGCAGATGGGCGGGGTCCGGGGTTCGGGGTCCGGGAACCGGATAGCCTCTTTAGAGTTTTAGGGGGTGCCCTTTGCCGGGACGGGTCTCCCTACCGTTCGTGGTGAGCCTGTCGAACCATGGACGGCCTGCTCTCAAAATTAGAGAGCGGGCCGTTCATCCTTCGACAAGCTCAGGACGAACGGTCTCTTGGACCTGCCAGAGCGAGTCAGAGATCAGGTAAATATCTCTCACGCCTCAAAGAAGCTACCCCGGACCCCGGACCCCGCCCTTCTGTCTGCGCCTGCGGCGCGCAGGGCCCGGGCTGGCGGGGGCGCCTAGCTAGGTGTGCCGAAGGACACACCTGCTTCGTAAACTGACTCACCGCAGTTGTTCGAGCGTAGCGGCGAAGCCGCGAAGCGAGTTCTGCGGTACAGCCCGGGACCGAGCACCGCAGGTTGCCCGGAGCGAAGCGGAGGGTCGCAGACAGCAGGGGCTAGGCGCCCCCGCCGATTCTTTTGCTTACTTTTCTTGTGCGAGCAAGAAAAGTGAGTCGGCCGCCGGGCCGAGACCCGGCTCCTGCCCTCAGCGAAGACATGCTGTCAACACAACAACTCCCTTCAATCAAACCTTCTTCCTCCCCAACCACGCATTGATCTCCCCCATGATCCCCCGCCGGAACGCCAGCACGCAGACCACGAAGATCAACCCGGTCACGATGGTCACCGACTCCCCCAGCGTATTGAACCACTCGAACCCGGTGATACGCCCCAGGAAGGTCCCCAGCTCCCCGATCTTGTTCTCGATCAACACGACGACAGCCGAGCCAACCAGCGGTCCGGAAAGGGTCCCCAGCCCGCCCATCAAGGTCATCAGCACCACATGCCCCGAAGTGGTCCAATGCGCATCCGACAGCGTGGCAAAGCCCAGCACCACCGTCTTGAGCGACCCAGCCAAACCAGTGAGTGCCGCCGACAGCACGAACGCCAGCAGCTTGAACCGCGTGGTGTCATATCCCAGCGAAATCGCCCTGGGCTCGTTCTCCTTGATCGCCTTGAGCACCTGCCCGAAGGGCGAATGCACCGTGCGCACGATCAGCAGGAACGCCGCCACGACGATGACCAGCGCCACGTAATACATCGTCAGGTCGTTGGACAGATCGATCAGGCCAAACAGATTGCCGCGCGGCACGCCCTGCAGTCCGTCCTCGCCGCCGGTCTGGGGCATCTGCAGGCAGACGAAGAACACCATCTGCGCCAGCGCCAGCGTGATCATCGAGAAATAGATGCCCTGGCGGCGGATCGCCAGCCAGCCGAACAGCAGGCCCAGCAGCGCGCCGCCCAGCGTGCCCAGCAGCATGCCCAGCTCGGGCGACAGGCCCCAGACCTTCATGCCGTGGCCGGTGAGGTAGGCCGCCGTGCCGAGGAAGGCGGCATGGCCGAAGGACAGCAGGCCGACGTAGCCCAGCAGCAGATTGAAGGCCGCGGCAAACAGCGCGAAGCACATCAGCTTCATCACGAATACCGGGTAGGCGCCGGCAAACGGCGCGACGATCAGGCCCAGCAGCAGCAGGCCATAGCCAATTCTTGCAAGAAGCTTGGTGTTCATGTTCGTGGCCCCTTATTTTTCTTTGCCGAACAGGCCGGCGGGGCGGATCAGGAGAACGATGACCATGATGACGAACACCACGGTCGAGGAAGCCTGGGGATAGAAGACCTTGGTCAGGCCCTCGATCACGCCCAGAGCCAGCCCGGTGAGGATGGCGCCCATGATCGAGCCCATGCCGCCGATCACCACCACGGCAAACACCACGATGATCAGGTTCTGCCCCATCAGCGGCGTGACCTGGTACACCGGCGCCGCCAGCACGCCGGCAAAGGCCGCGAGCGCCGCGCCGAAGGCATAGGTCAGCGTGATCATCACCGGCACGTTGACGCCGAAGGCCTCGACCAGACGCGGGTTCTCGGTGCCGGCGCGCAGGTAGGCGCCCAGGCGCGTCTTCTCGATCACGAACCAGGTCGCCAGGCACACGGCGACGGAAGCCACGACCACCCAGGCGCGGTAGTTGGGCAGCATCATGAAGCCCAGGTCGGTGGCGCCATCGAGCAACTCGGGCGTGTCATAGCCCAGGCCCGACACGCCATAGACCGAGCGGAACAGGCCTTCGATCAGCAGCGACAGGCCCAGCGTCAGCAGCAGCCCGTAGAGATGGTCCAGACGGTAGATCCAGCGCAGCAGGAAGCGCTCGATCAGCACGCCCAGCAGCCCCACGATCAGCGGCGCCAGCACCAGCATCACCCAGTAGTTGACGCCGAAGTAGTTCATCGCCATCCAGGTGCTCACGGCCCCCAGCATGAACAGCGCCCCATGTGCAAAATTGATCACGTTGAGCAGGCCGAAAATGACGGCCAGGCCCAGGCTCAGGATTGCATAGAACGAGCCGTTGACCAGCCCCAGCAGGAGCTGGCTCATCAGGCCCGGCAGAGAAACACCGAGAATTTCCATGGGGTATACGCGAAAGGGTGATGGGAGTGCAGACGCGGGAGCGACCTACACGGCCCTTGAGACCAGGCGCATTGCCGCAGACAGTGCGGATAGCACGGCAGGGCAATGCAACGACGTATCAAGGGCCGTGTCAGTTGCTCTTATTTCCAGGCCGCGCACTTGGTTTCGGCCTTGGTCGTCCAGACCTGGTCGGCGGGCAGCGTCGCCAGCACCTTCAGGTAGTCCCAGGGCTTCTTCGACTCGGCAGGCGACTTGACTTCCACCAGGTACATGTCGTGCGCATAGGTGCCGTCGGGGCGGATGCTGCCCTTGGCGTAGAAGTCGGACAGCGGCGTGCTCTTGAGATAGGCCATGACCTTCTCGGCATTGGTGGTCTTGACGGCCTGCACGGCCTTCAGGTACTGCATGACGGCCGAGTAATCGGCGGCATGGATGTCGGTGGGCATGCGCTTGGTCTTGGCCTGGAACTTGTTGGCGAACGCACGCGTCTGGTCGTTCATGTCCCAGTACCAGCTGGTGGTGTGCAGCAGGCCTTCGGTGTTCTTCAGGCCCAGGCTGTGGATGTCGGTCAGGAACACCAGCAGGCCGGCGGTCTTCATCGATTTGTTGATGCCGAATTCCTTGGCCGCCTTGATCGAGTTGATGGTGTCGCCGCCGGCGTTCGCCAGGCCCAGGATCTGCGCCTTCGAGGACTGCGCCTGCAGCAGGAAGGAGGAGAAGTCCGAGGCGTTGAGCGGATGCTTGACGCTGCCGTTGACCTTGCCGCCCTTGGCCTTGATCACCGCCGTGGTGTCGGCTTCGAGCGCCTGGCCGAAGGCGTAGTCGGCCGTCAGGAAGAACCAGTCCTTGCCGCCGCGGTCGACCACGGCACCGCCCGTGCCCTTGGCCAGCGCCACGGTGTCGTAGGCATAGTGCACGGTATAGGGATTGCACTGCTCGTTGGTCAGGGCCGACGTGCCCGCGCCGCTGTTGAAATGCACGCGCTTCTTCTCCGCGGCCACCTGGGACACCGCCAGCGCCGTGCCCGAGTTGGTGCCGCTGAAGACCAGCGTCACACCCTGGGTGTCGATCCACTCGCGCGCCTTGCTGGCGGCGATGTCGGCCTTGTTCTGGTGGTCGGCGGAGACCAGCTCGATGGGCTGGCCCAGCACCTTGCCGCCGAAGTCGTCGATGGCCATCTGCATGGCCAGCGCGCCGTTCTTGCCCTCGACGTCGGCATACAGCCCGGACATGTCGGTGATGAAACCGATCTTCACCTTTTCCTGGGCCTGGGCCAGCGGGGTCATCAGGCCTGCGGCAGCCAATACGCAAGCCAGCGTCGTCAACGAAGTCTTCATGGAATGTCTCCTGGATGGATAAGGCTCAAACAGACACAAGCGCGGGCCGCACAGCGCGGACACCGCCGGAAAAACGGGCTATACGCCCAGCAGTTCATTCAGCACCGGCATCTTGGATTGCAGCTCGGCGGCGCCGAAGCGCTCGACGATGCGGCCATGCTCCATGACGTAGAAACGGTCGGCCAGCGGCGCGGCGAAATGGAAGTTCTGCTCGACCATGACCACCGTGTAACCCTTGGTGCGCAGCGCCGTGATCATGCGCGCCAGCGCCTGCACGATCACCGGCGCCAGGCCTTCGGAAATCTCGTCGAGCAGCAGCAGCCGCGCGCCGGTGCGCAGGATGCGCGCCACGGCCAGCATCTGCTGCTCGCCGCCCGACAGCCGCGTGCCCTGGCTGTGCCGGCGCTCCGCCAGGTTCGGGAACATGTCGTAGATTTCCTCGATGGACATGCCCTTCTCGCCGGTCTTGAGCGCCGGCGGCAGCAGCAGGTTCTCCTCGCAGCTCAGGCTGGAGAAGATGCCGCGCTCCTCGGGGCAGTAGCCGAGCCCCAGGTGCGCGATGCGGTGCGTGGGCATGTGGATGGTTTCCACGCCATTGACCTTGACCGAGCCCTTGCGCGCCCCCGTCAGGCCCATGACAGCGCGCAGCGTCGAGGTGCGCCCCGCCCCGTTGCGCCCGAGCAGCGTCACCACCTCGCCCGGCTCTACCCTCATGTCGACGCCATGCAGCACATGCGATTCGCCATACCAGGCCTGCAGGCCGGTGATCTCCAGCGCGGGCTGTCCCGCGGTTGTCTTGCTTGCGGCCATCTCAATGTGCCCCTTGGAGTTGGCCGTCGGTTGTGCCCATGTAGGCTTCCATGACCTTGGGGTTGCTTGAAACTTCGGCATAGGGGCCCTCAGCCAGCACCGCGCCGCGCTGCAGCACCGTGATGCAGTCGGCAATGCTCGAGACCACCTTCATGTTGTGTTCGACCATCAGGATGGTGCGGCCGGCCGAGACCTTCTTGATCAGCTGGGTCACACGGTCGACGTCCTCGTGGCCCATGCCCTGCGTCGGCTCGTCCAGCAGCATCAGCTCCGGCTCCATCGCCAGCGTGGTGGCGATCTCCAGCGCGCGCTTGCGGCCATAGGGCAGGTTCACGGTGAGCTCATCGGCCAGATGCTCGAGGTTGACCTCGGCCAGCAGCGCCATCGCCTGGTCGTTGAGCTGATCGAGGCTCTTTTCGCTGCGCCAGAAATGAAAGGCCGTGCCCAGCTTGCGCTGCAGGCCCACGCGCACGTTCTCCAGCAGCGTGAGGTGCGAGAACACCGCCGAGATCTGGAACGAGCGGATCACCCCGCGGCGCGCGATCTGCGAGGGCTGGGCGCGCGTGATGTCCTCGCCGTTGAAACGGATGCTGCCGGAGGTCGGCTCCAGGAACTTCGTCAGCAGGTTGAAACAGGTGGTCTTGCCGGCGCCGTTCGGCCCGATCAGCGCATGGATGGCGCCGCGGCGGACCGACAGGTTCACATCGCTCACCGCGGTGAAACCCTTGAACTGCTTGGTCAGGTGGCTGGTCTCGAGAATGACGTCGCTCATGTGCGCTCTGCTCGCTCCGGTGGATGCTGCAAAACCGTCCGGGCCCGCTCTGCGGCAGCCCTGGAGGCAATATGCGTTGCATCGTATGCCGCGACCTCAGGCGCGACACTGGGGCAAATACCTCGGTACAAACGCTTAAGCGTGCTTGCGCGGCGCAGACGCCGCCCTGGCGTGCAAGGAGACACCGGGCTTTGCAGCGAAGTGCCCGCAAACTTGGGGCAAGAACCGCGCATGAAAAAATGTTGCCGCAAATGTCTGCAAACAACATTTCGCTCCGTTTACGGGCGTTTTTGGCCTTTTTCAGGGCCTGCGCAAGCGCTTGGCCGGCGAAGCCGGCTACTGCAGCGTTTCCTTGGCCCCGTCGGCCAGCGCCAGCGGCAGCACGCCAATGCCTTCCTCCAGCAACGCCGCCGCCTCCTTCACGGTGGCCTGGCCACGGATGGCGCGCGTTTGCACCTCGCCCTGATGCATGCGCCGCGCCTCCTCGGCAAAGCGCGTGCCCACGTCCTCGGTCTTGGCAATGAGCTCGCGGGACGCACGCAGCCAGGCCGCCTGCAGGGCCTGGCGCGAGGGGGCGGGCATGGGGGTGGAAGCGGCCGGCGTGGATGCGGCCTCAGCGGACGGTGCGGCGGCGCCAAGGTTGAGGCGCGGCGCGCTCGGCCGCTTCTCAATCTGCACATCGCCGCACAGCGGGCATTGCACCAGCCCGCGGCCTTTCTGCGACTGGAAGTCGTCCTCCGACGCGAACCAGCCTTCGAAGACATGGCCGTGCCGGCAGCCTAGATCAAGGACCTTCATGGCAAATCACGGGATCAGCCCATGCCGTTCAATGACGATGGCGAAGCAGGTAACGGTAGACGAAACCGGGGAAGCCCAACGTCAGGAAGAGTGTAGCGGTGATCGCATAGAACTCCCAGCCCTGGGGCGCGATCTGCCCCACGCGCTGCTCGAGCAGCCGCGCCAGGCCGCCGACCAGGAAATACAGCAGCAGCATCTCCAGCAGGCGCATTGCCAGTGGCTTGCGCCCGACTGCCACCGGCCCCGCCACGAACCAGCGTTGGTTGATGAACGGCAAATTGGCGGCCACGAAGGCCGCCAGAATCACCAACCAGATGGACGCAGTCTGAGTCATAGATAAATAAAAACCTCTGGACCGGGCCCGGCCCGATCCAGAGGTGGCAGTTTAACGCGCGGGATCAGGAAGCCAGCGCTCGCACGATGGCATCGGCGCACAGCGACATCAGGCCGCCCGGGAACAGGCCCAGCACCAGCACCAGCGCGCCATTGACGCTCAGCACCGCACGCACGTCGAGGGGCGCGGACACGCTGGTCGCGGTGATCGGCGCGTCGAAGTACATGACCTTGACGACACGCAGGTAGTAGTAGGCGCCGATCAGCGACATGATCACCGCGAACACCGCCAGCGCGATGTACAGGGTCTGGCCCGAGGCCACCAGCGACTGCAGCACCGCCAGCTTGGCATAGAAGCCCACCAGCGGCGGGATACCGGCCATGGAGAACATGCAGATCGCCATGACGCCGGCATACAGCGGGCTGCGCTGGTTCAGGCCAGCCAGGTCGGAAATCTCCTCGCTCTCGAAACCTTCGCGTGCCAGCAGCAGCACGACACCGAAGGTCGCCAGCGTGGTCAGCACATAGGTGATGACATAGAACATCGCCGAGCTGTAGGCGTTCTCGACGGTGGCGGGGTCGACGTTGCCGTTCACGACGCCCGACAGCAGGCCCAGCAGCACGAAGCCCATCTGCGAGATCGTCGAGTAGGCCAGCATGCGCTTGA is a genomic window containing:
- a CDS encoding DUF1178 family protein, which encodes MKVLDLGCRHGHVFEGWFASEDDFQSQKGRGLVQCPLCGDVQIEKRPSAPRLNLGAAAPSAEAASTPAASTPMPAPSRQALQAAWLRASRELIAKTEDVGTRFAEEARRMHQGEVQTRAIRGQATVKEAAALLEEGIGVLPLALADGAKETLQ
- a CDS encoding DUF2818 family protein, which gives rise to MTQTASIWLVILAAFVAANLPFINQRWFVAGPVAVGRKPLAMRLLEMLLLYFLVGGLARLLEQRVGQIAPQGWEFYAITATLFLTLGFPGFVYRYLLRHRH
- a CDS encoding ABC transporter substrate-binding protein, with the protein product MKTSLTTLACVLAAAGLMTPLAQAQEKVKIGFITDMSGLYADVEGKNGALAMQMAIDDFGGKVLGQPIELVSADHQNKADIAASKAREWIDTQGVTLVFSGTNSGTALAVSQVAAEKKRVHFNSGAGTSALTNEQCNPYTVHYAYDTVALAKGTGGAVVDRGGKDWFFLTADYAFGQALEADTTAVIKAKGGKVNGSVKHPLNASDFSSFLLQAQSSKAQILGLANAGGDTINSIKAAKEFGINKSMKTAGLLVFLTDIHSLGLKNTEGLLHTTSWYWDMNDQTRAFANKFQAKTKRMPTDIHAADYSAVMQYLKAVQAVKTTNAEKVMAYLKSTPLSDFYAKGSIRPDGTYAHDMYLVEVKSPAESKKPWDYLKVLATLPADQVWTTKAETKCAAWK
- a CDS encoding ABC transporter ATP-binding protein; protein product: MSDVILETSHLTKQFKGFTAVSDVNLSVRRGAIHALIGPNGAGKTTCFNLLTKFLEPTSGSIRFNGEDITRAQPSQIARRGVIRSFQISAVFSHLTLLENVRVGLQRKLGTAFHFWRSEKSLDQLNDQAMALLAEVNLEHLADELTVNLPYGRKRALEIATTLAMEPELMLLDEPTQGMGHEDVDRVTQLIKKVSAGRTILMVEHNMKVVSSIADCITVLQRGAVLAEGPYAEVSSNPKVMEAYMGTTDGQLQGAH
- a CDS encoding ABC transporter ATP-binding protein, which codes for MAASKTTAGQPALEITGLQAWYGESHVLHGVDMRVEPGEVVTLLGRNGAGRTSTLRAVMGLTGARKGSVKVNGVETIHMPTHRIAHLGLGYCPEERGIFSSLSCEENLLLPPALKTGEKGMSIEEIYDMFPNLAERRHSQGTRLSGGEQQMLAVARILRTGARLLLLDEISEGLAPVIVQALARMITALRTKGYTVVMVEQNFHFAAPLADRFYVMEHGRIVERFGAAELQSKMPVLNELLGV
- a CDS encoding branched-chain amino acid ABC transporter permease; protein product: MNTKLLARIGYGLLLLGLIVAPFAGAYPVFVMKLMCFALFAAAFNLLLGYVGLLSFGHAAFLGTAAYLTGHGMKVWGLSPELGMLLGTLGGALLGLLFGWLAIRRQGIYFSMITLALAQMVFFVCLQMPQTGGEDGLQGVPRGNLFGLIDLSNDLTMYYVALVIVVAAFLLIVRTVHSPFGQVLKAIKENEPRAISLGYDTTRFKLLAFVLSAALTGLAGSLKTVVLGFATLSDAHWTTSGHVVLMTLMGGLGTLSGPLVGSAVVVLIENKIGELGTFLGRITGFEWFNTLGESVTIVTGLIFVVCVLAFRRGIMGEINAWLGRKKV
- a CDS encoding branched-chain amino acid ABC transporter permease, which translates into the protein MEILGVSLPGLMSQLLLGLVNGSFYAILSLGLAVIFGLLNVINFAHGALFMLGAVSTWMAMNYFGVNYWVMLVLAPLIVGLLGVLIERFLLRWIYRLDHLYGLLLTLGLSLLIEGLFRSVYGVSGLGYDTPELLDGATDLGFMMLPNYRAWVVVASVAVCLATWFVIEKTRLGAYLRAGTENPRLVEAFGVNVPVMITLTYAFGAALAAFAGVLAAPVYQVTPLMGQNLIIVVFAVVVIGGMGSIMGAILTGLALGVIEGLTKVFYPQASSTVVFVIMVIVLLIRPAGLFGKEK